A single region of the Cereibacter sphaeroides 2.4.1 genome encodes:
- a CDS encoding vWA domain-containing protein: MSDDRTDDDLEALRRALAREAAPAPDPEARARAMALALENYDRFQGRASGLRQGKDRPAGAGFLNGVRRMSGSFFSRPLLAATGSVAALGLALVVVMPNARLAEPPQTAPDAPEADARLAAAPDAGGGAETAGAPVPAEPRARSAEGAAPQTFAADEAMPMAAPPAPDLALSKQAAEAPARALPQGDSEAFANAPDNPLRVTAEDPVSTFSIDVDTASYAILRSSLRAGQLPPREAVRIEEMINYFPYDYPAPENGTPPFRPTLSVTRTPWNPETQLVHVALQGRMPAIEDRPPLNLVFLIDTSGSMQDPAKLPLLKQSFGLMLGRLRPEDQVAIVTYAGSAGEVLAPTAANQRSTILSALDRLDAGGSTAGEEGLALAYRTASEMAGAGEVTRVVLATDGDFNLGISDPEELARLVAHERDTGIYLSVLGFGRGNLDDATMQALAQNGNGQAAYIDSLNEAQKVLVDQLSGALFPIADDVKVQVEWNPARVAEYRLIGYETRGLRREDFANDRVDAGEIGAGHAVTAIYEITPVDSPARLTDPLRYGAEPPEGAHGDELGFLRLRYKAPGESTSTLIDTPIPDMLTEASEDVRFSTAIAGFGELLRGSDKLGAWGWDEAIALADGARGADPFGYRVEAVQLMRLAESLSR; encoded by the coding sequence ATGAGCGACGACCGCACCGACGACGATCTCGAGGCTCTGCGCCGGGCACTCGCGCGCGAGGCGGCTCCAGCGCCCGATCCCGAGGCACGGGCGCGCGCCATGGCGCTGGCGCTCGAGAATTACGACAGGTTCCAAGGACGGGCGAGCGGGCTGCGTCAGGGGAAGGACCGCCCGGCCGGGGCGGGGTTCCTCAACGGAGTGCGCCGCATGTCGGGTTCCTTCTTCTCCCGCCCCCTTCTCGCCGCCACCGGATCGGTCGCGGCTCTGGGCCTCGCCCTCGTCGTGGTGATGCCGAACGCGCGGCTGGCCGAGCCGCCGCAGACCGCGCCGGACGCGCCCGAGGCGGATGCCCGCCTCGCCGCCGCGCCGGACGCGGGTGGCGGGGCCGAGACGGCCGGTGCGCCGGTTCCCGCGGAACCGCGGGCACGGAGCGCCGAGGGCGCCGCCCCGCAGACCTTCGCCGCCGACGAAGCGATGCCCATGGCTGCGCCGCCCGCGCCGGATCTCGCCCTCTCGAAGCAGGCCGCCGAAGCCCCCGCGCGCGCCCTTCCGCAGGGCGACAGCGAGGCCTTCGCGAATGCGCCCGACAATCCGCTCCGCGTGACCGCCGAGGATCCCGTCTCGACCTTCTCGATCGACGTGGATACGGCAAGCTACGCGATCCTCCGCTCGAGCCTGCGGGCCGGGCAGCTTCCCCCGCGCGAGGCGGTGCGGATCGAGGAGATGATCAACTACTTCCCGTACGATTACCCGGCGCCGGAGAACGGAACGCCGCCCTTCCGCCCCACCCTCTCCGTCACCCGGACGCCCTGGAACCCGGAGACGCAGCTCGTCCATGTGGCGCTGCAGGGCCGGATGCCCGCCATCGAGGACCGGCCGCCGCTGAACCTCGTCTTCCTGATCGACACGTCGGGCTCGATGCAGGATCCGGCGAAGCTGCCGCTCCTCAAGCAGTCGTTCGGGCTGATGCTCGGCCGCCTGCGCCCCGAGGATCAGGTGGCCATCGTGACCTATGCCGGCTCGGCGGGCGAGGTGCTGGCGCCCACGGCCGCGAACCAGCGCAGCACCATCCTCTCCGCCCTCGACCGGCTCGATGCCGGCGGATCGACCGCGGGAGAGGAGGGGCTGGCGCTCGCCTACCGGACGGCCTCGGAAATGGCGGGCGCGGGCGAGGTCACGCGCGTGGTGCTGGCCACCGACGGAGACTTCAACCTCGGGATCAGCGACCCGGAAGAGCTGGCCCGCCTCGTGGCGCACGAGCGCGACACCGGCATCTATCTCTCGGTGCTGGGCTTCGGGCGCGGCAATCTCGACGATGCGACGATGCAGGCGCTGGCGCAGAACGGCAACGGGCAGGCCGCCTATATCGACAGTCTGAACGAGGCGCAGAAGGTTCTGGTCGACCAGCTCAGCGGCGCGCTCTTTCCCATTGCCGACGATGTGAAGGTGCAGGTGGAGTGGAACCCGGCCCGCGTCGCGGAATACCGGCTCATCGGCTACGAGACCCGCGGCCTGCGCCGCGAGGATTTCGCCAACGACCGGGTCGATGCGGGCGAGATCGGCGCCGGCCATGCGGTGACGGCGATCTACGAGATCACGCCGGTGGACAGCCCCGCGCGCCTGACCGATCCCCTGCGCTACGGCGCCGAACCGCCCGAGGGCGCGCATGGCGACGAACTGGGCTTCCTGCGGCTGCGCTACAAGGCGCCGGGCGAGAGCACATCGACCCTGATCGACACGCCGATCCCGGACATGCTGACCGAGGCCTCCGAGGACGTGCGCTTCTCCACCGCCATCGCGGGCTTCGGCGAGCTTCTGCGCGGGTCGGACAAGCTCGGCGCCTGGGGCTGGGACGAGGCCATCGCCTTGGCCGACGGGGCGCGCGGGGCCGATCCCTTCGGCTACCGGGTAGAGGCCGTCCAGCTGATGCGCCTGGCCGAGAGCCTCAGCCGCTGA
- a CDS encoding Hsp20 family protein yields the protein MRSYDFSPLYRATVGFDRIADLMDRVMTSEVAQPTYPPYNIEKTAENAYRISIAVAGFTPDELAVEVKENTLHVGARKAADEAERTYLHRGIATRAFERRFALADHVRVSGATHEHGMLHIDLVRETPEALKPRRIEIARGDLGGTRSIEAVKEPVEA from the coding sequence ATGCGTAGCTATGATTTCTCGCCGCTCTACCGCGCCACCGTCGGCTTCGACCGGATTGCCGACCTGATGGACCGCGTGATGACCAGCGAGGTCGCCCAGCCCACCTATCCGCCCTACAACATCGAGAAGACCGCCGAGAATGCCTATCGCATCTCGATCGCGGTGGCGGGCTTCACGCCCGACGAGCTGGCGGTCGAGGTCAAGGAGAACACGCTCCATGTCGGCGCCCGGAAGGCCGCGGACGAAGCCGAGCGGACCTATCTCCACCGCGGCATTGCCACCCGGGCCTTCGAGCGCCGCTTCGCGCTGGCCGATCATGTCCGCGTCTCCGGTGCCACGCACGAGCACGGGATGCTGCACATCGATCTGGTGCGCGAGACGCCCGAAGCGCTGAAGCCGCGCCGCATCGAGATCGCCCGCGGCGACCTCGGTGGGACCAGGTCCATCGAGGCGGTGAAGGAGCCGGTCGAGGCCTGA
- the glcF gene encoding glycolate oxidase subunit GlcF — translation MQTTFTDEQLQDPGVARSNEILRACVHCGFCTATCPTYQVLGDELDSPRGRIYLIKDMLEAGRPADARTVKHIDRCLGCLACMTTCPSGVHYMHLVDHARDHIEKTYRRPLFERLLRWTVAQLLPYPARFRAALRLAQLGRPFAGLVPDARLKAMLALAPHHVPKPSPNDRPQVFEATGPKRMRVALLTGCAQRALDTDINDATIRLLRRMGCEVVIPKGMGCCGALTHHMGRAEQSHGLAATNIRAWMAEKRARGLDAIVINTSGCGTTIKDYGHIFRNDPLAAEAAEVSALALDVTELLERLGLPEGAPKGLRVAYHSACSLQHGQRIRQAPKELLARAGFEVTEPADPHLCCGSAGTYNLLHPEISAELKARKVATLEARKPDVVSAGNIGCIMQIGSGMGVPVVHTVELLDWATGGPKPRRLELGNDPP, via the coding sequence TTGCAGACGACCTTCACCGACGAGCAGCTGCAGGATCCGGGCGTCGCACGCTCGAACGAGATCCTGCGCGCCTGTGTCCATTGCGGCTTCTGCACGGCCACCTGCCCGACCTATCAGGTGCTGGGCGACGAGCTCGACAGCCCGCGCGGCCGCATCTACCTCATCAAGGACATGCTCGAGGCCGGGCGGCCCGCCGATGCCAGGACGGTGAAGCATATCGACCGCTGCCTCGGCTGCCTCGCCTGCATGACGACCTGCCCCTCGGGCGTGCATTACATGCATCTCGTCGACCACGCCCGAGATCATATCGAGAAGACCTACCGCCGCCCGCTGTTCGAGCGCCTGCTGCGCTGGACAGTGGCGCAGCTGCTGCCCTATCCGGCGCGGTTCCGCGCGGCGCTGCGGCTGGCGCAGCTGGGCCGGCCCTTCGCGGGGCTGGTGCCCGACGCGCGGCTGAAGGCCATGCTGGCGCTGGCGCCGCATCATGTGCCGAAGCCCTCGCCGAACGACCGGCCGCAGGTGTTCGAGGCGACAGGCCCGAAGCGGATGCGGGTGGCGCTGCTCACGGGCTGCGCGCAGCGGGCGCTCGACACCGACATCAACGATGCGACGATCCGGCTTCTGCGGCGGATGGGCTGCGAGGTGGTGATCCCGAAGGGCATGGGCTGCTGCGGGGCGCTCACCCATCACATGGGCCGCGCGGAGCAGAGCCACGGGCTGGCCGCGACCAACATCCGGGCGTGGATGGCGGAGAAGCGGGCGCGGGGGCTCGACGCCATCGTCATCAACACGAGCGGCTGCGGCACGACGATCAAGGATTACGGCCACATCTTCCGCAACGATCCGCTGGCGGCGGAGGCGGCCGAGGTCTCGGCGCTGGCGCTCGACGTGACCGAGCTGCTCGAACGGCTAGGCCTGCCCGAGGGCGCGCCGAAGGGCCTGCGGGTGGCTTACCATTCGGCCTGCTCGCTCCAGCACGGGCAGCGCATCCGGCAGGCGCCCAAGGAGCTTCTGGCCCGCGCGGGCTTCGAGGTGACCGAGCCCGCCGACCCGCATCTCTGCTGCGGCTCGGCCGGGACCTACAACCTGCTCCATCCCGAGATCTCGGCCGAGCTCAAGGCGCGCAAGGTGGCAACCCTCGAGGCGCGGAAGCCCGACGTGGTGTCGGCGGGCAACATCGGCTGCATCATGCAGATCGGATCGGGGATGGGCGTGCCGGTCGTCCATACGGTCGAGCTTCTGGACTGGGCGACGGGCGGCCCGAAGCCGCGCCGTCTGGAGCTCGGCAACGATCCGCCATGA
- a CDS encoding trypsin-like serine peptidase, with protein sequence MRFLTILGLILCLAGPAPAQEARLKSLETGDDSRGWEAVGKILLGDRGFCTGVLIRPGLVLTAAHCLYDRETGARIEAGALEFLAGWRNGRAAAYRRVRRALAHPDYVFSGSEPAERVRFDLALLELDRPIRLPSVRPFGLEPGALSGDRVGVVSYAQDRAEAPSLQEVCSVIGRLPGALVLSCSVDFGSSGAPVFILRKGMPRLVSIVSAKAELDGRPIALGTDIGDPLEDLLAELDHAGGQIRRVEPMVRMEGGGAKFVRPELP encoded by the coding sequence ATGCGCTTCCTCACGATCCTCGGGCTGATCCTCTGCCTTGCGGGGCCCGCCCCGGCGCAGGAGGCGCGGCTGAAGAGCCTCGAGACCGGGGACGACAGCCGCGGCTGGGAGGCGGTGGGCAAGATTCTCCTCGGCGACCGGGGGTTCTGCACCGGGGTGCTGATCCGGCCCGGCCTCGTGCTGACGGCGGCGCACTGCCTCTACGACAGGGAGACAGGCGCGCGGATCGAGGCCGGCGCGCTCGAGTTTCTGGCGGGCTGGCGGAACGGGCGCGCGGCGGCCTACCGGAGGGTGCGGCGGGCGCTGGCCCATCCCGACTATGTCTTTTCCGGCAGCGAACCGGCCGAGCGGGTGCGGTTCGATCTGGCCCTGCTCGAGCTCGACCGGCCGATCCGGCTGCCTTCGGTCCGGCCGTTCGGGCTGGAGCCGGGCGCCCTCTCCGGCGACCGGGTGGGCGTCGTCTCCTATGCGCAGGACCGGGCCGAGGCGCCGTCGCTGCAGGAGGTCTGCAGCGTGATCGGGCGGCTGCCGGGCGCGCTGGTCCTGTCCTGCTCGGTCGATTTCGGATCCTCGGGCGCGCCGGTCTTCATCCTGCGCAAAGGCATGCCGCGCCTCGTCTCGATCGTCTCGGCCAAGGCGGAGCTGGACGGCAGGCCGATCGCGCTGGGGACCGACATCGGCGATCCGCTCGAGGACCTTCTGGCCGAGCTCGACCATGCAGGCGGCCAGATCCGCCGGGTCGAGCCGATGGTGCGGATGGAAGGCGGCGGGGCGAAGTTCGTGCGGCCCGAGTTGCCCTAA
- a CDS encoding membrane protein, with the protein MTGLVFDPILPWAGIWALAALGGLMVAVALWRGLSGWWLRGLALGVLLLALANPALQEEDRAPLSDIVIAVVDESASQRIGDRADQSAAALAAVEAEVRALGNTELRVVRVGDGEGDEGSLVMTALSEALAEEPRARVAGAILITDGQVHDLELAPQMPAPLHVLLTGHEEDWDRRLVIRNAPAFAILGEPVSLTLRIEDQGQVPASAGTSADLVVSIDGGEPQTFTVPVGEDLELPVTLPHGGMNVLQFQVAASPDELTDRNNSAVVQINGVRDRLRVLLVSGEPHAGERVWRNLLKSDASVDLVHFTILRPPEKQDGIPVSELSLIAFPTRELFVEKIEEFDLIIFDRYRLRGILPTSYLENVREYVRNGGTVLVAAGPEFGSADSLWRSPLADVMPVQATSRVIEGGFRPTLTDIGRKHPVTQGLEAQAPEGGWGRWFRQIELSATSGQVVMNGAGDRPLLVLDRVGEGRIAVLASDQIWLWGRGYEGGGPQLELLRRLAHWMMKEPDLEEEALVASAEGATMTVTRRTIGEDPGDVTVTGPDGTETALPMQEAAPGRWAVTWEAPEMGVYRLAQGEQKAVIAVGPSAPREFEETIASGDKLAPVIAPTNGGTLRLEDGAPDIRSVREGRVAAGRGWIGITPRGAHVTQDVRVAALLPGWLYLLLAAGLALGAWLREGRFGRRA; encoded by the coding sequence ATGACCGGACTCGTCTTCGACCCGATCCTGCCCTGGGCGGGGATCTGGGCCTTGGCCGCGCTGGGCGGCCTCATGGTGGCGGTGGCGCTCTGGCGGGGGCTTTCGGGCTGGTGGCTGCGCGGGCTGGCGCTGGGCGTGCTGCTTCTGGCGCTGGCCAATCCGGCCCTGCAGGAGGAAGACCGCGCCCCCCTTTCGGACATCGTGATCGCGGTGGTGGACGAGAGCGCAAGCCAGCGCATCGGCGACCGGGCGGACCAGAGTGCCGCGGCGCTGGCCGCCGTCGAAGCCGAGGTTCGGGCGCTCGGCAACACCGAGCTGCGCGTGGTCCGGGTGGGCGACGGCGAGGGCGACGAGGGCTCGCTGGTGATGACCGCGCTCTCCGAGGCCTTGGCCGAAGAGCCGCGGGCGCGGGTGGCGGGCGCCATCCTCATCACCGACGGGCAGGTCCACGATCTCGAGCTCGCGCCGCAGATGCCCGCGCCGCTCCATGTGCTGCTGACCGGCCACGAGGAGGACTGGGATCGGCGGCTCGTAATCCGCAACGCGCCGGCCTTCGCCATTCTGGGCGAGCCCGTGTCGCTCACGCTTCGGATCGAGGATCAGGGACAGGTCCCGGCCTCGGCGGGGACATCGGCGGATCTCGTGGTCTCGATCGACGGGGGCGAACCGCAGACCTTCACCGTCCCGGTGGGCGAGGATCTGGAGCTGCCGGTGACGCTGCCGCACGGGGGCATGAACGTGCTGCAGTTTCAGGTCGCGGCCTCGCCCGACGAGTTGACAGACCGCAACAATTCGGCGGTCGTCCAGATCAACGGGGTGCGCGACCGGCTGCGGGTGCTGCTCGTCTCGGGCGAGCCGCACGCGGGCGAGCGGGTCTGGCGCAACCTCCTGAAATCCGATGCGTCCGTGGATCTGGTGCATTTCACCATCCTGCGCCCGCCCGAGAAGCAGGATGGCATCCCCGTCTCGGAGCTGTCGCTGATCGCCTTTCCCACGCGCGAGCTGTTCGTCGAGAAGATCGAGGAGTTCGACCTCATCATCTTCGACCGCTACCGGCTGCGAGGGATCCTGCCGACCTCCTACCTCGAGAATGTGCGGGAGTATGTGCGCAACGGCGGCACGGTGCTGGTGGCTGCGGGGCCGGAATTCGGCTCGGCCGACAGTCTCTGGCGCTCGCCTCTGGCCGACGTGATGCCGGTGCAGGCCACGAGCCGGGTGATCGAGGGCGGCTTCCGCCCGACCCTGACCGACATCGGCCGCAAGCATCCCGTGACGCAGGGGCTGGAGGCACAGGCGCCCGAAGGCGGCTGGGGCCGCTGGTTCCGCCAGATCGAGCTTTCCGCCACCTCGGGGCAGGTGGTGATGAACGGGGCGGGCGACCGGCCGCTCCTCGTCCTCGACCGGGTGGGCGAGGGGCGGATCGCCGTGCTCGCCTCGGACCAGATCTGGCTCTGGGGCCGGGGCTACGAGGGCGGCGGGCCGCAGCTCGAACTGCTGCGGCGGCTCGCGCACTGGATGATGAAGGAGCCCGACCTCGAGGAGGAGGCACTGGTCGCCTCGGCCGAGGGCGCCACCATGACCGTTACGCGCCGCACCATCGGCGAGGATCCGGGCGATGTCACGGTCACCGGCCCCGACGGCACCGAGACGGCGCTTCCCATGCAGGAAGCCGCGCCCGGGCGCTGGGCCGTCACCTGGGAGGCGCCCGAAATGGGGGTCTACCGGCTGGCGCAGGGCGAGCAGAAGGCGGTGATCGCCGTCGGCCCGTCGGCGCCGCGCGAGTTCGAGGAGACCATCGCCAGCGGCGACAAGCTCGCCCCGGTGATCGCGCCCACCAACGGGGGCACCCTCCGGCTGGAGGACGGCGCGCCGGACATCCGCTCGGTGCGCGAGGGGCGGGTGGCGGCGGGCCGCGGCTGGATCGGGATCACGCCGCGCGGCGCCCATGTCACGCAGGATGTGCGGGTGGCGGCGTTGCTGCCGGGCTGGCTCTATCTTCTGCTGGCCGCGGGCCTGGCACTCGGCGCCTGGCTCCGCGAGGGGCGCTTCGGCCGCAGGGCCTGA
- a CDS encoding FAD-linked oxidase C-terminal domain-containing protein, whose product MLMPPPDKAVLARKARIVERLLAVLPADAVIHDEAETRAYECDALTAYRCPPLAAVLPRSTAEVSAVLRICHEERVPVVPRGSGTSLAGGALPTADCVILGVARMNRVLETDYANRFIRVETGRTNLSVTGAVEVDGFFYAPDPSSQLACAIAGNIAMNSGGAHCLKYGVTTNNLLGVTMVLMDGTVVEIGGAHLDAPGLDLLGVICGSEGQLGVVTEATLRILPKPEGARPVLMGFGSNEVAGACVSDIIRAGILPVAIEFMDRPCIRATEAFAKAGYPDCEALLIVEVEGSPAEIDDQLARILEIARRHDPVELRESRSEEESRRIWLGRKSAFGAMGQINDYMCLDGTIPVTELPRVLRRIGELAAEAGLEVANVFHAGDGNMHPLILFDANRPGDLERCERLGAEILKLCVEVGGCLTGEHGVGVEKRDLMGVQFAPADLEAQMRVKDVFDPRWLLNPAKVFPLDASGDRRAG is encoded by the coding sequence ATGCTCATGCCGCCACCGGACAAGGCTGTCCTGGCCCGCAAGGCCCGCATCGTCGAGCGGCTCCTGGCCGTGCTGCCGGCCGATGCCGTCATCCATGACGAGGCCGAGACCCGCGCCTACGAATGCGACGCGCTGACCGCCTATCGCTGCCCGCCGCTTGCGGCGGTGCTGCCGCGCTCCACGGCCGAAGTCTCCGCCGTCCTGCGGATCTGCCACGAGGAGCGGGTGCCGGTGGTGCCGCGCGGCTCGGGCACCTCGCTGGCCGGAGGCGCGCTGCCCACCGCGGATTGCGTGATTCTGGGCGTGGCCCGGATGAACCGGGTGCTCGAGACCGACTATGCCAACCGGTTCATCCGGGTCGAGACCGGGCGGACGAACCTCTCGGTGACGGGCGCGGTCGAGGTGGACGGCTTCTTCTATGCGCCCGATCCCTCGAGCCAGCTCGCCTGCGCCATCGCGGGCAATATCGCCATGAACTCGGGCGGGGCCCATTGCCTGAAATACGGTGTGACGACCAACAATCTGCTGGGCGTCACCATGGTGCTGATGGACGGGACCGTGGTCGAGATCGGCGGGGCGCATCTCGACGCGCCGGGCCTCGATCTTCTGGGCGTGATCTGCGGCTCGGAGGGGCAGCTCGGCGTCGTGACCGAGGCCACGCTGCGCATCCTGCCCAAGCCCGAGGGGGCGCGACCGGTGCTGATGGGCTTCGGCTCGAACGAGGTGGCTGGCGCCTGCGTGTCGGACATCATCCGTGCGGGTATCCTGCCGGTGGCGATCGAATTCATGGACCGGCCCTGCATCCGGGCGACGGAGGCCTTCGCCAAGGCGGGCTATCCCGATTGCGAGGCGCTCCTCATCGTCGAGGTGGAGGGCTCGCCTGCCGAGATCGACGACCAGCTGGCCCGGATCCTCGAGATCGCGCGGCGGCACGATCCGGTCGAGCTGCGCGAGAGCCGCTCGGAGGAGGAGAGCCGGCGGATCTGGCTCGGGCGGAAATCGGCCTTCGGCGCGATGGGGCAGATCAACGACTACATGTGCCTCGACGGGACGATCCCGGTGACGGAGCTGCCGCGGGTGCTGCGGCGGATCGGCGAGTTGGCCGCCGAGGCGGGGCTCGAGGTGGCCAATGTCTTCCACGCGGGTGACGGCAACATGCATCCGCTGATCCTGTTCGATGCGAACCGGCCCGGCGATCTCGAACGCTGCGAGCGGCTCGGAGCCGAGATCCTGAAGCTCTGCGTCGAGGTGGGCGGCTGCCTGACCGGCGAGCATGGCGTGGGGGTGGAGAAGCGCGACCTGATGGGGGTGCAGTTCGCGCCCGCGGATCTCGAGGCGCAGATGCGGGTGAAGGATGTGTTCGATCCGCGCTGGCTGCTCAATCCGGCCAAGGTCTTTCCGTTGGATGCGAGCGGGGACCGGCGTGCCGGCTGA
- a CDS encoding RNA polymerase sigma factor: METSDERLAGAAAEGDRGAFALLVERHYDRIFGLSWRLTGSRTEAEDLAQDICAALPMKLRGWRGEARFTTWLYRVVVNASHDLRRRQSAHSRAAAGWGDWELARQDEIGEARAAEEWLAAAMTALPVELRDTVALVLGEEMTQAEAGAVLGLAEGTVAWRMSEVKKRLRAMALREARA, from the coding sequence ATGGAGACATCCGATGAAAGGCTGGCCGGGGCGGCCGCGGAGGGCGACCGCGGGGCCTTCGCCCTGCTGGTCGAACGGCATTACGACCGGATCTTCGGGCTGAGCTGGCGGTTGACCGGCAGCCGCACCGAGGCCGAGGATCTGGCGCAGGACATCTGCGCCGCCCTGCCGATGAAGCTGCGGGGCTGGCGCGGCGAGGCGCGCTTCACCACTTGGCTCTACCGCGTGGTGGTGAACGCGTCCCACGACCTGCGCCGCCGGCAGTCGGCGCACAGCCGCGCGGCCGCGGGCTGGGGCGACTGGGAACTGGCGCGGCAGGACGAGATCGGCGAGGCGCGCGCGGCCGAGGAATGGCTGGCCGCCGCCATGACCGCCCTGCCGGTCGAGCTGCGCGACACGGTGGCGCTGGTGCTGGGCGAGGAGATGACGCAGGCCGAGGCCGGCGCCGTTCTGGGGCTGGCCGAGGGCACCGTGGCCTGGCGCATGTCGGAGGTGAAGAAACGCTTGAGGGCCATGGCTCTCCGGGAGGCCCGCGCATGA
- a CDS encoding DUF599 domain-containing protein — MLSHLPAVLMPLDLLAVVLLLLAWAGTGHFCEHPPAHRPSVSWLMKEHRRAWMREMVSRSPRIFDASVIDSLRRGTAFFASGSMIAIGGGMALIGNQDRLETLVEDLTLPTDTVRLELRVILVLFIVANAFLKFVWAHRVFGYCAILMAAVPNAPEDPRAYPLAAQAAEVNINAARNFNSGLRAVFFALAALGWLLGPVALILTTLATSFAILRAEFNSGTRAAILDTSRIDPRLLYPVGFGPPPSTGKGG, encoded by the coding sequence ATGCTGAGCCACCTGCCCGCCGTCCTGATGCCGCTCGACCTCCTCGCCGTGGTGCTCCTGCTCCTCGCCTGGGCGGGCACCGGGCATTTCTGCGAACATCCTCCGGCGCACCGGCCGTCGGTCTCCTGGCTGATGAAGGAGCATCGCCGCGCCTGGATGCGCGAGATGGTGAGCCGCTCGCCGCGGATCTTCGACGCGAGCGTGATCGACAGCCTGCGGCGGGGCACCGCCTTCTTCGCCTCGGGCTCGATGATCGCCATCGGCGGCGGCATGGCCCTGATCGGCAATCAGGACCGGCTCGAGACGCTGGTGGAGGACCTGACGCTGCCCACCGACACGGTGCGGCTCGAGCTGCGGGTGATCCTCGTCCTCTTCATCGTCGCCAACGCCTTCCTGAAGTTCGTCTGGGCGCACCGCGTCTTCGGCTATTGCGCGATCCTGATGGCGGCGGTGCCCAATGCACCCGAGGATCCCCGCGCCTATCCGCTGGCGGCGCAGGCGGCCGAGGTGAACATCAACGCCGCCCGCAATTTCAACAGCGGGCTCCGTGCGGTCTTCTTCGCCCTTGCGGCACTCGGCTGGCTGCTGGGGCCGGTGGCCCTGATCCTCACCACCCTCGCCACGAGCTTCGCCATCCTGCGGGCCGAATTCAACTCGGGCACCCGCGCGGCGATCCTCGACACGAGCCGGATCGACCCGCGGCTTCTCTATCCCGTGGGGTTCGGCCCGCCGCCTTCGACCGGCAAGGGCGGCTGA
- a CDS encoding FAD-binding protein, translating into MRPSTEEELAEIVRGAAGPLRIRGGGTRAIGRTDGAPLETAGLAGVRLYEPGALTLVAGAGSPLGEIEAMLAAEGQRLPFEAPDLRGLLGREGVSTLGGVVAANGSGPRRIQTGACRDSLIGVRFVDGVGQVVKNGGRVMKNVTGYDLVKLMAGSHGTLGVLSEVAFKLLPLPETELTLALPDLAPERAVEAMAAALGSPFDVSGAAHWPGRGTFLRIEGFEASVRYRAERLRRLLTGFGEAAEVESPWAAIRDVAPFHGREGDVWRLSLKPSEAPAVAARAGGAALFDWGGGLVWILTEPGTDLRARIAPFAGHATLVRGTAPVAAFHPEPLPLAALAAGLRARFDPRGLFNPGLMA; encoded by the coding sequence ATGCGGCCGTCGACCGAGGAGGAACTGGCGGAGATCGTGCGCGGCGCCGCTGGCCCGCTCCGGATCCGGGGCGGGGGCACGCGCGCGATCGGGCGCACCGACGGCGCGCCGCTCGAGACGGCGGGACTGGCGGGCGTGCGGCTCTACGAGCCCGGGGCGCTCACGCTGGTGGCGGGGGCGGGCAGCCCGCTCGGGGAGATCGAGGCGATGCTCGCGGCCGAAGGCCAGCGGCTGCCCTTCGAGGCGCCGGACCTGCGGGGGCTCCTCGGACGGGAGGGCGTCTCGACGCTGGGGGGCGTGGTGGCGGCCAATGGCTCGGGGCCGCGGCGCATCCAGACGGGGGCCTGCCGCGACAGTCTGATCGGCGTGCGCTTCGTCGATGGCGTGGGGCAGGTGGTGAAGAACGGCGGGCGGGTGATGAAGAATGTCACCGGTTACGATCTGGTGAAGCTGATGGCGGGCAGCCACGGCACGCTGGGCGTGCTGAGCGAGGTGGCCTTCAAGCTTCTGCCGCTGCCCGAGACGGAGCTGACCCTGGCCCTGCCGGACCTCGCGCCGGAGCGGGCGGTGGAGGCGATGGCCGCGGCGCTCGGATCGCCCTTCGATGTGTCGGGCGCGGCGCACTGGCCGGGGCGGGGGACCTTCCTGCGGATCGAGGGGTTCGAGGCCTCGGTGCGCTACCGTGCGGAGAGGCTCCGTCGGCTGCTCACGGGCTTCGGCGAGGCGGCCGAAGTGGAGAGCCCCTGGGCGGCGATCCGCGATGTGGCGCCCTTCCACGGCCGGGAGGGCGACGTCTGGCGGCTCTCGCTGAAGCCGTCGGAGGCGCCCGCCGTGGCGGCGCGGGCGGGGGGGGCGGCGCTCTTCGACTGGGGCGGCGGGCTGGTCTGGATCCTGACGGAGCCCGGCACCGACCTGCGGGCGCGGATCGCTCCCTTCGCGGGCCATGCCACGCTGGTGCGCGGGACGGCGCCGGTCGCGGCCTTCCATCCCGAGCCGCTGCCGCTCGCGGCCCTGGCCGCCGGCCTCCGCGCGAGGTTCGACCCGCGCGGCCTCTTCAACCCCGGCCTCATGGCCTGA